One Oceanibaculum indicum P24 genomic window, CCGCCGGTGGGAAGCGGCGATATAAGAGAGATCGTCCGCCCCTGTCAAGCGCCCCTGTTAAGAAGGGCGGTGCGGCAGAATCCAAAGAACTGCCGCACCGCCGTTTTCACTGCCGTCAGACGGCGGCGACGACGCCGATCTCGACCCAGAAATCCGGGGTGGCGAGGTTGGATTCCACGCAGGCGCGCGCCGGAGTGTTGCCCTGTGCAACCCAGGCATCCCAAACCGCGTTCATCTCATTGAAGAAACGCATGTCGGTCAGCCAGATGGTGGCGGACAGCAGCTTCGTCTTGTCGGTGCCGGCCTCGGCCAGCAGCGCGTCGATGCGGTCCAGGATGTTCTTGGTCTGCTCGGTGACCGACTTGCCCGGCGCATCAATGGCGACCTGGCCGGCGAGATAGACGGTGTTGTTATGAATGACGGCCTGGCTCATCCGCGGGCCGGCCTGGAGGCGCTTGATGCTCATGTCGCGTATCCCTTGCTTGGTGATGGAACGGCGGGCGGCGCCGGGAGGCGCCATGCCGAGGAAAGTGGCCGCATGGTGCGTCAGGCCGGCGCGCCATGCAACCGCTGTCGGGAGTATGCGCGCATGCATGTGGCGAATTCTCCGGTGATGCGTCGGACGAATGGCGATATGCTTCCCCTAACCCCATGTGGGGATTCCATGTGGGGAATGGCCGGGGAACGGACCAAAACAATAAAGGAGCGGCGACATGACCTTCCGCAATATTCTGGTGCCGATCGAGGATAGTGCACTGCTCCCCTCCATGCTGCAGTGCGCCTTCCTGACGGCGAAGCGCTTTGCCGGCAGCATCGAGGGCATGCCGATCCGCCGCGCCCTGCTGGAGGTGGTGGCCGTCGGCCCTGACGGGTTCGTCGGCGCGACCGCGCATCTGGTCGAGGATTTCGAGCGCGACGAGGCGACCCGCGCGCAGCGTTGCAAGGACAAGTTCACCGGCTTCATGAAGGATCACGGCATCACGCTGGTGGAGCCGCTGACCGCGATGGAAGACGTCACGGCGAGCTGGAACGAGCAGGGCGCACCCGGCGATGCCGTGGTTGGCAATCGCGGTCGCCTGTTCGATGTGATCGTCGTTGGCCGGCCCGCCCGCGACACGTCCACGCCGCGCATGAGTACGCTGGAGGCCGGGTTGTTCGACAGCGGGCGGCCGCTGCTGATCGCCCCGCCCTCGGCCCCGCAGGCGCTGGGCGAGACCGTCGTGATCGCCTGGAACGGCAGCACGGAGACGGCGCGCACCATCGCCTTCGCCGATGCCTTCCTGAAGGCGGCGAAGAAAGTCGTCGTGCTGTCGGTCGAGGGCGCCATGGTGCCCGGCCCAACCGGGGCGGAGCTGGCACAGTACCTCACCCGCAAGGGCATCGCCGCCGAGCACAAGGACATCCTGAACCCGGACAAGCCGGCCGGCGAGGTGATGCTGCGCGAGGCGATGGCAGCAGGTGCCGACCTGCTGGTGAAGGGCGGCTACACGCAGAGCCGCGTGCGCCAGATGATCTTCGGCGGCGCCACCAGCCATATCCTGGCAAACGCCGAAATCCCGGTCTTCATGGCGCATTGAGCGGGCTTAAAGGTTTATATCTCGGCGATTGCTTCTCTCAGACCGTCATTCCCGGGCTTGTCCCGGGAATCCAGGCTTCCGTTCGCTCCGGCACTGATCCAGTAAGCTGAACCCTGGACCCCCGATGCGCCCTTGGGCAACAAGTGCGGGGGTGACGGCTATAGAGCGAGGGGAACTCTCTAACCCTCTCCCCTTGCGGGAGAGGGTGGTGAGCGTCAGCGAACCGGGTGAGGGGGCGGCTCTGCCGGTGCGGCACCCCTCACCCAGCTTCGCCTAGTCTCGGCTTCGCCTCGCCAAGGCTGCGCAACCCTCTCCCGCAAGGGGAGAGGGAAGCTTTCTGTAAAAGCCCTTCCGCGCTTTCCTACCGCCCGCGTTTCGGTGCCTTCTTGCCACCCTGCCGGCCGCCCTTGCCACGCGCGGCGGGTGGTTTGCCGCGCTGCAGCTTGCGAACGGATTTTTTGCCGGTCAGCGGGCCGCCGGCAGCGCCTTGGGTGCCGCCGCCCAGCAGCTCGAACAGCAGGCCACCGGTCACCTGATCAGCCTCCGCCAGCCGCACCTCGACCCGGTCGCCCATGGTCAGCGTCAGCCCGCGTGCCCGGCCGATCAGCCGGTGATGCGCCTCGTCATGATCGTAATAATCCGCCGGCAGGGTGCGGATCGGGATGAAGCCGTCCGCCCCGGTCTCGTCCAGCGTGACGAACAGGCCGAAGCG contains:
- a CDS encoding RidA family protein, producing MSIKRLQAGPRMSQAVIHNNTVYLAGQVAIDAPGKSVTEQTKNILDRIDALLAEAGTDKTKLLSATIWLTDMRFFNEMNAVWDAWVAQGNTPARACVESNLATPDFWVEIGVVAAV
- a CDS encoding universal stress protein; this encodes MTFRNILVPIEDSALLPSMLQCAFLTAKRFAGSIEGMPIRRALLEVVAVGPDGFVGATAHLVEDFERDEATRAQRCKDKFTGFMKDHGITLVEPLTAMEDVTASWNEQGAPGDAVVGNRGRLFDVIVVGRPARDTSTPRMSTLEAGLFDSGRPLLIAPPSAPQALGETVVIAWNGSTETARTIAFADAFLKAAKKVVVLSVEGAMVPGPTGAELAQYLTRKGIAAEHKDILNPDKPAGEVMLREAMAAGADLLVKGGYTQSRVRQMIFGGATSHILANAEIPVFMAH